TATGTCAAAAATTATATCATTAAAAGTTTCTTTTATGTAGGCGTTTTTGTAGGAATCTCTGATGATCCCTAATGATCTTATCTGGTCTATGCCCCCTACTTTTAGGATATAATAAAGATTTGTCAGCTGGTACTCCATCCTTAGCCTTGCAAAACCTGTGATATTAAAAAGCTTGTAGGTAATCTTATCAATCAACACTTTCTTTTTATAGTCAGTTTTTAAAAGCCTTATTATCAAAATAAGTAAGATAAAAAATAAAAGAATTAGCAAAAAATTACCCGAAAGGAAATTATATATACCAATCAAAATCCTAGTAATTTTGGGCAAAGTCACCTCAGCCCTATCAAATATCTCTATAAAACTTGGCATTACAAAGCGCATTATCGAAATTATAACAAAAAATGTTACTATCAATAAAATAAGGGGATAAGTCATTGCCTGCTTTATGACTGATTTGTTCTTGCTATCCTCATAGATAAAATCAGAAAGGTCGTTTAAGATAGAGGCAAATTTCCCTGTTTCGTTGCCTGTATCTATAAAGGCCAAAAGCATTGGAGAAAAATACTCTTTTGCTTGATAAAAAGAATAATATGGGCTATTTCCCATATTTAGGTTTTTTATTATTATATCTAGGGCCTTGTTTATTTTTTTGTCTATATTTTGACTTTTTAGTATTTTTAGACTTTCTGAAAGTGATATGCCTGAATTTAAAAGTAAGGATAATTGCTTTAGAAACAAGGACATAAGTCTAGGAGATATGCTCCTAGGCCCTAAGTCCTTGTTTAAAATACTAATTATCCTCTCTTTAGATGTCCTAGTCAATTTTATACTGACATCAATTCTTTATTTTTCTTTTCTGCTAATTCTTCTATATTTTTGATATATTTATCAGTGATCTTTTGGATCTCATCTTCTAGGGTGTATCTATCGTCTTCTGTGATGTCTCCAGATTTTTCACTCTTTTTGATCTCATCCATAGAGTCACGTCTTTTGTTTCTGATGGCAATTTTTGCATCTTCTGCATAGGTATCTACTTCTTTTGTATATTCTTTTCTTCTTTCCTCTGTAAGCGCAGGGAATGGAAGCCTGATTATTTCCCCATCGTTTTGTGGAGTAATACCTATATTTGATTTTAATATAGCTTTTTCTATTGGGCCAATGTTTGTTTTATCCCAAGGCTTTATTGTTAGAAGTCTAGCTTCTGGTATAGAAACTGTAGCAGCTTGGTTGATTGGTGTTTCTGTACCATAATATGAGAAAGTTATACCATCTAGGATAGCCTCACTTGCCCTACCTGCTTTTATAGTAGCTATTCTTTTTTCAAAAGAATCAACTCCTG
This window of the Anaerococcus mediterraneensis genome carries:
- a CDS encoding type II secretion system F family protein, with the translated sequence MTRTSKERIISILNKDLGPRSISPRLMSLFLKQLSLLLNSGISLSESLKILKSQNIDKKINKALDIIIKNLNMGNSPYYSFYQAKEYFSPMLLAFIDTGNETGKFASILNDLSDFIYEDSKNKSVIKQAMTYPLILLIVTFFVIISIMRFVMPSFIEIFDRAEVTLPKITRILIGIYNFLSGNFLLILLFFILLILIIRLLKTDYKKKVLIDKITYKLFNITGFARLRMEYQLTNLYYILKVGGIDQIRSLGIIRDSYKNAYIKETFNDIIFDINKGNSLYFSFTRVGIFSPLFLSMIKIGEKTGKLDQTLKRSNTYYTNEYMYKMKRIASLTEPMMVLIMSLLVAFVVFSVALPMFDSVNIGV
- the frr gene encoding ribosome recycling factor — protein: MLYDQIKKDCENGMKTGVDSFEKRIATIKAGRASEAILDGITFSYYGTETPINQAATVSIPEARLLTIKPWDKTNIGPIEKAILKSNIGITPQNDGEIIRLPFPALTEERRKEYTKEVDTYAEDAKIAIRNKRRDSMDEIKKSEKSGDITEDDRYTLEDEIQKITDKYIKNIEELAEKKNKELMSV